The Hydra vulgaris chromosome 14, alternate assembly HydraT2T_AEP genome includes the window TGACATAAATTGAAATATCGGAAGATGAAGTTTAtgagtcaaaaaaattaaaaaagtttttgaaaaaggagcctaaaatttatttagtttcttCTTCTGAGTCATTTGATGATCATTCAAGCATAGATGAAGATAAATCGATCAAGAATAAAAAGCGTTCGCTGTTTAATAAGCAGGATGTAGTCTGTCCAAagaaattgaaagttaacaaaaaacaaagtgaAAACTCGtggttttttagtaatattccTAAATGGGGAGAAAAgcttattaaatcaaattttaaaaagccaGTTAAATTATTGAACACATGTacaattgattattttttctcGCGCTTTGGACTTCAAGCAAGCTGTCTAAAAACATATtgattaatttgaaaaactctGATATCAAAGAAAAATTGCTTCTATAATAGGGTTTATTGATTCCAATGATTGgaataaagcaaaaattatttggctCTTAGACGTTTGCAAGCTTTGTGTTTCTCAAGACGAAAATGGAAATCACTCGATCTGTACATTCGGAACTGAAATGGAGcatttcattaatttcattaagCCAATTCAGTCTTTTGAGTCACAATTAGTTTGCAATAATCAATTGTGCATGCGAAGTTCAAGAAGAACTATTAATGATCTCTACTTCTAAAAAGTAGGTGAAGACGTAGTCttgaacttttttcttaaaaaaaagtgttcttATTGCGCACATTAACTTTcgatttcaaataattttaatggtgTTCCTTCTTATCTTTTCATTGAGTCGGATATTCGAGATAAGTTAAATGTCCATCAACTACCGAATGAAATATCTTTCGGCGAAGGTAAAATGTACAAGTTTATATGCACTACCTATTGCAAAAAACAGCATTTTcgaagtattttaaatataaaatcaaaactttatttagtgGATGATTTATGCCCACAGACACATGATTTGGATATCCCTAATCATCATATTTtagtgcggccgtggcgcagtggttagagcgcttgctttataagcaggagatccgggttcgaaacgagctctggacaaattttcgcgtcacggtaaggaaggaggcgtgaacttcctggttaaatgcacttccgcggtgttctgtgacaagaccgtaagaacttcttcgggcacctaaaaaaaaaataaaaaaatatttctacttgCGTTTATTATTAAGTGTGAACGAGAGATTAAAGTAACATGAATCGAATCTATCTACATAGTGTGTTCCGAATTAAgctaaatagttttttgtgaactttttaatttaaaaataactgtgCAGAATGTAAACATACTTAAAAATActagataatataatatttaataaataaaatgaatgctTAACTGAGCAAAGAAAATTTAACAAGCGATTTGTAAgtctttattttgaaatatagttgaaaatgtattttttatttcatagactAGCCCTTTATTTCATAGATTAGCCTTTTATCAATTCCAAgttagaaacattaaaaaaaacagctaaGAAGCCATTTTAAATAACACTTAGCAAAATTGAAATATCTACTTTTACCCCTCGTGTGTGCaagatttttttggtttttattatttataaggtGCTTCTAAACAGTAAATCATTAACAGAAGTTGCACACACGAGTGGTGAAAATAGGGGCAAAAGTAAACACCATGGGTGGTATAcctctttaatgtttttttgtaataaactaATTTAGTCTCTTACTCAAGATAATTTACTCTACCactaataaataacaatatgaGGCTGTTTTACGACgtctttgtatattttattaaacatttcatattttatttatagaaataacaACCGTGTTTATTGCATTGTCTTTGCAAAATTGATgcatataaacattaaatagttattattaatttgtattttatgtgtttgcttgtgcatttttatttatattgaggCCTACGACCTTCAGGCATGACAGGGGCCCGGGGGGAGGGGGAATCCTCTCAACCTCCTTGCCCAGTCCGACCCTGCATGAAACTATGGCAACATCACTATAGACTGCAAAGTTAAAACCACCACGATTAACAAtagtttcattaattttttgtcgATGAACCTGTACCAATATTTGAGGAAAGAATGACATCGATTTGTTGAGTCGCTGAAATTCCATTTCCAACTGCTACGGTCAAAAATGACTTATTCTACATCGATAAAACTTAATCTATGAGACTGGGCGGATTAGTTTCAAGTATATAGAAAAACAGcgtaaaagtttttgaatcacCGCTTGCATTCATTTTTAGACGTTTTATCGAAACTTGGGGTGTCCCCAAGATTTCTGGTGCAAATCAAAGTTTATGCTAAAAAACGGAAACAAACTTAGATCTTATAATTATTGGTCAGTGTCTCTCACTTCTGTACCACGCAAAGTCATGGAGAGAACAATCAAAGAAAACATTGCACAAAACTGGGCAATATACAATCTAATTTCAAAGTCTCAACATggatttataataaatttgctTCATCTTAATAGCCATACTTATGGCATTCAGGACCATCTGATAAACCGGATCACTGCTTGGCTAGCAAATGGACAATAACAAGTAGTCATTGAAGAACAAAGGTCAAATGGAAAAGGATAACAAATAGCGTCGCACAAGGTCCCTCTTGGAAGAGTGCTATTTGTGCTCTTTGTCAATGACTAAACACTGCATTAAAACAATCCCAAATTGTACGCCGATGAAAACAAGACAATTAGAGTTGTTAATATCAGTTTTTTTCCCTCTGGTTATGAAAACTTCAAACAGACATCGAGGAGGCTGTGGTTGTACAACTGGCATATGTACTCGTTGAGAAGTGCAAAGTAATGCAAGTTGGTCGTCGCAATAACAAATCATTACACATCTACACCAATCTGCACACACAATCACCACGCATTAAACGCGTtcttagaaatattaaaattcgAGTCCTCAAAGTCACAATACACAGTCAACGCGCTTTAAACGCGTtcttagaaatattaaaatccGAGTCCTCAAAGTCAAAGCGCAGGTAGAAACAGCAGACAGCTGGCAATTGAATGCTTGGTTGtcctaaaaaaatcatttcgGTGCCGGAGTCCTTACCTCTGGAAAAAATCTATATCAGATATATGTTCAACCGCATCTAGAGTTTTGTGCAGAGGTCCGGTCTTCGTAtcttaaatttataattgttattctCGAATATATCCATTAACGACCAACAAAGTGAAACGGAAACTAATGTAAAAACGTagctaaaaagtttaatttttgattaaactttttcaaaaactaaaatactcGGCTTAATTATACTCAAAAACATTGCTTAGTGATTTAATACTGCAACGCAAGATTGCTCACCATTTACAAAAGGTTGAATTTTGTATTCTACAAGAGCAGTCTTTCTCATTAAACTCGGTATAAAATTTAAGAAGTAATGCCCAAAAATTAAGGTAGAGAGGGGCTCTAAGaacctaatttaaattaaattacatttaattaaaattaggttCTTATAATTGtgatatgtttaaaaaaaatttttacgactattttttatttattaagttttttttaatgtaatttttttgtaaagccATTTTTATGAACCCTggtatgaaaaataattaactattatataatttacacataattaactattatataataaactatttaataattaactattatataataaactattataaaatattaaatattctttttcgagattttttaaataaaattttctttttaaaaccaagCTTTAAACGCTAAAAGTGTTTCATCACGTTACAAGCCCGTAGCAACCGGGGGGTCAGCAGGGGTATTACCAGCGATATTCCGGAGTAATCGACTTTTTTTTTGgagcaaataatttttagaaataaacgATCTAAATTAGAACATATAAAATTAGTGTGTACAGGTTTCAGTCACAGTATTATATTTGCTGTTAgatttttaaagtcaaaattacAATGAGGTCTCAGTATTTTTTCATGGACGGTTTGGTTCATAATGCCTTACACAAATCTTTTCTTCATTTGGTTTATGCGCATCCTACAACGTCACTGTGATGTATGAGGAATCGTCAGTTCTTACCACCACAAACTGGCACATTTATTCAATATGTTTCAGATAACGTTGATATGAATGTAAAGACTTTAGACGGTAATAACACGCTTCACATAAAGGGTATCATTCAATCTGTTATCccaaaaatttcatttacacAAGAAGATCTACAGCAAAACTATGGatgcaatattttaatatgGTGTCGATTGCAAAGAAGTTTATAAGAGCTGAACGCATGGTAGATTGGTTAGCTTATTTGAACAGCATCTTCTTGCTCATTATAGagctccaaaaaaaaaaatattttcatagacAAGTATagatataaaagttttgtaaaaaagaacaataaaagAGTGCAACTATCTTGTCTTCTTCAAACATCTGCTTCTGCCAGTCAACACTTCTGAACTTGATAGTATATCCAGTATACTATCAAGTTCAAGTATGGATAGGCAATCAACTGGACCCAGTAGACTGGGGTTGGAAATTAGTAGATGGGAAGCTTTACTTCCACTTGCTCCGGAAATACTTATAACACCATCTTTTGCAATTGCAAAAAGGGTTGTAGTGCAAAATGTAGCTACAAAAAAGTCGGGTTATTGTGTTCATCAGTATGTATTAATTGTCGAGGCCAGTCTAGCTCCAATTTTGAACCAATTGCAacaaataaagattttgatgatattattgaTCAGACAGCTGATATATCTTTTTCACATTTCCAgctagaaaaagaagaagatgatgaagaagaagaagaaaaagaggaagaagaagaagaagaagaggaAGAAgtagaagaagaagaagaagaagaagaagaagaagaagaagaagaagaagaaaaagaagaggaAGAAGAAgtagaagaagaagaagaagaagaagaagaagaagaagaagaagaggaagaagaagaagaagaaaaagaggaagaagaagaagaacaagaggaagaagaagaagaagaaaaagaggaagaagaagaagaagaagtagaagaagaaaaagaagaggaAGAAGAAgtagaagaagaagaagaagaagaagaaaaagaggaagaagaagaagaagtaGAAGAAGAAGaggaagaagaagaagaagtaGAAGAAGAAGaggaagaagaagaagaagtaGAAGAAGAAGaggaagaagaagaagaagaggaagaagaagaagaagaagaagaagaagtaGAAGAAGAAGAGGAAGAAGAAGaggaagaagaagaagaagtaGAAGAAGAGGAAGAAGaggaagaagaagaagaagaagaggaagaagaagaagaagaagaagaggaagaagaagaagaagaggaagaagaagaagaagaggaagaagaagaagaagaagaagaagaagaaaaagaagaagaagaggaagaagaagaagaaaaagaagaggaAGAAGAAGAAGTAGAAAAAGAAGaggaagaagaagaagaagaagaagaagaagaggaAGAAGAAGAAGAGGAAAAAGAAGAAGAGGAGGAAGAAGAAGAAG containing:
- the LOC136090826 gene encoding cilia- and flagella-associated protein 251-like, whose product is MGSFTSTCSGNTYNTIFCNCKKGCSAKCSYKKVGLLCSSVCINCRGQSSSNFEPIATNKDFDDIIDQTADISFSHFQLEKEEDDEEEEEKEEEEEEEEEEVEEEEEEEEEEEEEEEEKEEEEEVEEEEEEEEEEEEEEEEEEEEKEEEEEEQEEEEEEEKEEEEEEEVEEEKEEEEEVEEEEEEEEKEEEEEEVEEEEEEEEEVEEEEEEEEEVEEEEEEEEEEEEEEEEEEEVEEEEEEEEEEEEEVEEEEEEEEEEEEEEEEEEEEEEEEEEEEEEEEEEEEEEEEEEEKEEEEEEEEEKEEEEEEVEKEEEEEEEEEEEEEEEEEEKEEEEEEEEEEEKEDEEEEEEEVEKEDEEEEEEEVEKEEEEEEEEEEEEEEEEEEEKEEEEEEEEEEEEEEEEEEEE